AATCGACGCCTGATGCCGGGTTGGACTTGCACCCGAGGTCGGAAAGAGGCAAGTGATCCCTTCGGTCGTACTATTCTCGAAAACATTGTCCAAACCAATGGTAGTTTCTGGGCATAAGTAGTATTGAAGCGGTGCCTTGAGGATTCTCGCTGGGCTTCATAAGATGCAGCTCCAATGGTATAACGTCGTCACCATGACGCACACACCAATTACCTAAGTATCACAATGCAAATAATCGCCGCCGAATTCATACCTTTGGTGTCTGTATACAATAACCTATTGACTAGATTCAGGGAACAAATCATACCATTCAGGATATGCTGTAGTTGATATGATCCACGAGTACTCGAATGCGCTAGTCGGACGTAGTACCGAGGTGGCCGCGTGCCTGCGGTAAGCCAGTGATGTAGATCCGAGAATAATATTCGGTTGTTTGTAGATAAAAAGCGTTCCTTAGTTGTAACAATCTCTTATAGCCTCTCTAGTTTCCTCCTTGGTTCTTCAGAGTGGAAAGCGAGAGCCCTGTGCCTCGCCTCGACAACTTATAGACTTCCAGTTTAGGAAATTCCGGCCTCAGGCTGCAGCTGGCACGACCACCCACTTAACGCGTCCGACGCGTTCTGGCAAATCAGCAATCCAACCTCCGGCAACTCCTAGGTACCACAAAGCCGCACCTCAAACCGAGCCATAATGAACGGTTGCCTATGTTCTAACAAACTCCATCTACCATCCGACCGACAGCAATAACCAGGCCCATGACTAGCCCTGAAACCACCCGAAATACTCCTTGATTGTTTGAATTGCGATGGGACAAGGCGATAGAGAGGCGGTGACGAGCACAATTCAAGACCGATTCCGCACACCGAATAAGCCTGCGTCGGCGAGCAAGTTGAAGCGAGCGCCGGCTCGACTGGGCTCCTTCGCGAATACATCAGGCCCGACTTCAACTTCGACTCGCTCGACGGATTCGACACTATCATTCAGTAATTCCTCCACGGATCAAACGACGTTGACACAAATCGACTTTGTGACGGTATCTCAGCAAGATGAGTCTGATGAAGATTTCAATTACATCGATGACTCTGAAAAGAACGCCCGTGAGGTGATTGAGatcgaggacgatgatgatgaacaAGGCAACAACCGCAATGTGGACTACAGACCACCATCTACTTCGCGAGCTAAAAAAGGCCGTCGCGTCAAATCTGATCCCGCCCCTTTAAGGCAGGAAAATGTCTCTATCCAGGGTGGGGGGCCCTCAGGTAAAGGGCGCAGGAAAAGTGGCAATATGAAAGACAAGCCCCCCCAAAAGGATGACAGGACTTTGACGCAAATGAACTATGTGCAGCGAGTACTGGTTGAACCTGACGAAGATGTGAAGCTGGAATACGCATATATAACTCCGAAAAAGAAGCACCCTAAACGCCAAACGGCCAATACGGACAAAGCCGATGCCTTGCCGCTACAGGGGACATACATTTCTGAACCTTCAAGCAAGCAAAAGAGGAGAAAGTTAAGCCCCAGCTCTGAGGGAAAGGGCCTACATGAAACGGAAGGCAATTTGCAGAAGAAAGTTCAAGGCTCCCCAGTCACACCACGAAAGTCCACAAGAACCGAAATACCCTCCTCGCAGTCGCCCGATAGTCCTGGTATAGCGTTCATCACATCTTCTCAATTCCGCAGCGCAACTCGATCGCCTAAAGCACGAGCCTTGAAATCCCCTAATGAACCCTTTATCAAAGAGGAATCACGAGGCCCGATTGACCAAAGGGATCCGTCTAGGAGTCCACAAATTGCGTGTGCCGATGGGAAGCCTTCACTTGGCCACTTAATTTCACCGTGCTTGCCACCGTCTCGATTGGATACGGCTAAGGATACAACAGAATCCAATGAGCCTCCCAGTCTTCCCAGTGATACTGCCACGAATACACCCGATTCCAGACAACACCCGGGTCCATTGCAACGAACAGTTGTGTATGAGACTGATGCAGAGTCAGATGATGGCGACTCAGGCGACGAATTGCTAGATTTTCCGAGCTCATTCAGGAACGGAAATGCTTCTAACGCCAACTATGAAACGCAATCTGAAGATGACTCTAATCCCCCCAATACT
Above is a window of Aspergillus puulaauensis MK2 DNA, chromosome 2, nearly complete sequence DNA encoding:
- a CDS encoding uncharacterized protein (COG:S;~EggNog:ENOG410PYTN) gives rise to the protein MGQGDREAVTSTIQDRFRTPNKPASASKLKRAPARLGSFANTSGPTSTSTRSTDSTLSFSNSSTDQTTLTQIDFVTVSQQDESDEDFNYIDDSEKNAREVIEIEDDDDEQGNNRNVDYRPPSTSRAKKGRRVKSDPAPLRQENVSIQGGGPSGKGRRKSGNMKDKPPQKDDRTLTQMNYVQRVLVEPDEDVKLEYAYITPKKKHPKRQTANTDKADALPLQGTYISEPSSKQKRRKLSPSSEGKGLHETEGNLQKKVQGSPVTPRKSTRTEIPSSQSPDSPGIAFITSSQFRSATRSPKARALKSPNEPFIKEESRGPIDQRDPSRSPQIACADGKPSLGHLISPCLPPSRLDTAKDTTESNEPPSLPSDTATNTPDSRQHPGPLQRTVVYETDAESDDGDSGDELLDFPSSFRNGNASNANYETQSEDDSNPPNTESQELPAPPLPDQGMDSGSYPPESNLLSDASICYQRLHPATQFPLEPVPTINTQKMAELFPNESNGLHTLTPSPSSSPMKARPESKRQMVCQTQYTDEYQAESQDANEIPTEVIPGSSPVARDDDGTSMKRRAPAALDAVVQVESSQAVDRAHRQRTVGQDSAPRGMLTRSQILTSSVMESVPLPFWMSSQDSLGEPYSLPDT